The sequence CATCATATGTTGATATGTTTTTCAGACCTCTATTTGATCTAGCTGAAAAATATGATATTATGCAAAGTGCTTTTGCTTCTGCTGGAAAAATCTTTAAAATAATGGATCATCCAAAAGAAGATTTTGGTAAAGGAAAGTATAACACTATTGAAAGAGGAAAAGTAGAATTTAAAGATGTGAAATTTTCTTATGACGGACATAATGAAGTTTTGAAAGGGGTTAACTTCAAAATAGAACCTAACGAAAGAGTTGCGATAGTTGGTGAAACTGGTTCTGGGAAAACAACTATAATAAAATTAATTAGTGGACTTTACAGGTACAATGAAGGTAAAATACTTATTAACGATAAAGAACTGTACGATTACGATTTGAATGAAGTAAGAAAAAAAATCGCCGTTGTACCTCAAGATGTTTTTCTTTTTTCGGGTACTATATTAGATAACATGAGACTTTTTAACAAAAATATACCAGAAGAAGAAGTTATAAAAGTTTCGAAATCTGTTTTCGCAGATGAGATTATATCTAGATTGCCTCAAAACTATAATACGGTAATAACTGAAAGAGGAAGTACCCTTTCTTCTGGTGAAAGACAATTAATAGCTTTAACAAGAGCTGTTTTGTTTGATTCTAAAATAATAATACTTGATGAAGCAACATCGAATGTTGATGTAGAAACAGAATTTCTCATACAACAAGCCTTAACTAAAATATCAAACAGAGTTACTATAATTTCTATAGCTCACAGACTATCAACGGTCAAAAGCTCCAACAGAATAATAGTAGTTCACAAAGGTTTAGTTGTAGAAGAAGGTACACACAATCAACTAATCAATAATAAAGGAATATACTACGATCTATATAGATTACAGTTTGAGAAAAGCTAAAGATTAATATTAATTAAAATAATTATAAAAGGGGGATTATGAGTGAATTTCTATGACAGAATTCCCGCAAATACAAAAGTATCTCCAATTTCTAAAGAACTTTATCTTGAGAATGAATCTAAAACAGCTGTGTTAATCATTCATGGCTACACAGGTTCGCCCCATGACATGTATTATATTGGAAGGCAAATACATAAATCAGGATTTGCAATATATATTCCTAGATTACCAGGCCATGGTACGAATTCTATAGACTTTTTAAACTCCAATTGGAAAGACTGGCTTAGGAAATCCTTAGATTCATACCTAAACCTAAAATCTCTTTATGAAAAAGTTTATATTTTAGGTTTATCAATGGGTGGAGTATTAGCTACACTTGTTGCAAGTAAGTTTAATCCTGAAAAAATAGTTTTAGCAGCACCTGCTTTAAAAGCAAATGATTGGAGAATAAAAATTACTCCTTTTGTAAAATATTTTACTAAAAAAAGTAAAAAGAAAAATCCCATAACATTTGAAGATGAGAAAGTTAATTATTTAGCAAGAGAATATTGGAATTATGACTGGCCATCCAAAGCAGCAGATCTGTACAAGTTGCAACGTCTTGCAGTCAAGAAACTTCCCGAAATAAATTCTAAAACTTATGTTGTCCTATCAAAAAAGGATGATGCAGTTCCACTTTCTGTAAAAGAATTAATTGAAGAAAATATCAAATCTCAAAAAAAGTTTATGATTCTAGAAGAAAGTGGGCACGTTGTCGTTAACGACAACGAAAAAGAAAAAGTAGCTCAACAGGTAATAAAATGGTTAAAAGAAGAATAAAGAGTAAAATTTAACAATAACTTTTTTAACTATTTATAGATTTTAATTATAATAAATATGACTATATTAGTCATATTTATTTTTAAATTATGGAGGTA comes from Petrotoga sp. 9PW.55.5.1 and encodes:
- a CDS encoding carboxylesterase; amino-acid sequence: MNFYDRIPANTKVSPISKELYLENESKTAVLIIHGYTGSPHDMYYIGRQIHKSGFAIYIPRLPGHGTNSIDFLNSNWKDWLRKSLDSYLNLKSLYEKVYILGLSMGGVLATLVASKFNPEKIVLAAPALKANDWRIKITPFVKYFTKKSKKKNPITFEDEKVNYLAREYWNYDWPSKAADLYKLQRLAVKKLPEINSKTYVVLSKKDDAVPLSVKELIEENIKSQKKFMILEESGHVVVNDNEKEKVAQQVIKWLKEE